The following coding sequences lie in one Apium graveolens cultivar Ventura chromosome 1, ASM990537v1, whole genome shotgun sequence genomic window:
- the LOC141720357 gene encoding putative F-box protein At3g16210, protein MESTPKHLPENLLMKIFLPLSTKTLLRSRCVCKLWDEVINNKFFIKSHYKHHMMFSLLDTNKYLLIGSGTSYLTALVDAESYNHIFESHEYDLNNICGRNLANYSLEAYGFCNGLICLSHAKQDLYPDYPIYLWNPVIRKAKKLPPVDIDLEYIDHSYLCFGYHDDDYKVINMVPLSKVYNVYVYSLSANSWKFLKFVKDSDHDDDRSNTGNPMARFVNGVAYFKKKDEIVSFELTSDIIRKIDLPDDLVPNYNGFRMEEYRESLAIVQNKSDNVVIWVLRVSHNSVLWDKKDVFELTMEYQYGFRAMGFMNNDKLVLKRSNHGSSLGSKYFLYNVENGFSQPFLTPEKVDVSGHNNDCLGRIYELTESLVLLDETSTPCKKIGRCSADKQNQKLGNTKRYSWKKT, encoded by the coding sequence ATGGAGTCGACGCCGAAGCATTTACCAGAAAATTTACTGATGAAGATTTTCTTACCACTATCAACAAAGACTCTTTTACGATCAAGGTGTGTCTGCAAACTCTGGGATGAAGTCATAAACAATAAGTTCTTTATCAAATCACATTACAAACATCACATGATGTTCTCCTTGCTGGACACAAACAAATATCTCCTGATAGGTAGTGGTACCTCGTATTTAACCGCTCTCGTTGATGCCGAATCTTATAACCATATTTTCGAGTCTCATGAATATGACTTGAATAATATCTGTGGTAGAAATTTAGCCAATTATTCTTTAGAAGCTTACGGCTTTTGTAATGGCTTGATTTGTTTATCTCATGCTAAGCAGGATTTATATCCCGACTATCCCATTTATTTATGGAATCCTGTTATTAGAAAAGCCAAGAAGCTTCCCCCAGTAGATATCGACCTCGAGTACATTGATCATTCTTATTTGTGTTTTGGGTACCATGATGATGATTACAAGGTAATCAATATGGTTCCTTTGAGCAAAGTGTACAACGTTTATGTCTATAGTTTGAGCGCTAATAGTTGGAAGTTTTTAAAATTTGTCAAGGATAGCGATCATGATGATGATAGATCTAATACTGGCAACCCGATGGCCAGGTTCGTAAATGGTGTTGCATACTTCAAGAAAAAAGATGAAATTGTTTCTTTTGAATTGACTAGTGATATAATCCGGAAAATAGATTTGCCCGATGACCTTGTACCCAATTATAACGGCTTTAGAATGGAAGAATACCGAGAGTCTCTAGCTATTGTACAAAACAAGTCTGATAATGTGGTGATATGGGTATTGAGAGTGAGTCACAACTCCGTTCTTTGGGACAAGAAGGATGTTTTTGAATTAACAATGGAATACCAATATGGATTTCGAGCTATGGGTTTTATGAATAATGATAAACTTGTGCTAAAGAGGAGCAATCACGGCTCAAGTCTGGGTTCTAAGTATTTCCTCTACAATGTAGAGAATGGCTTTTCACAACCATTTTTAACTCCGGAGAAAGTGGATGTAAGTGGGCATAATAATGACTGTCTTGGGAGAATATATGAATTAACGGAGAGCCTTGTTCTACTTGACGAGACTTCTACACCTTGCAAGAAGATAGGACGTTGTTCAGCTGATAAGCAAAATCAGAAATTAGGAAACACAAAAAGATATTCATGGAAAAAGACTTGA